A window of the Polaribacter batillariae genome harbors these coding sequences:
- the pbpC gene encoding penicillin-binding protein 1C — protein MKKINNNKGFKPLIAKHKKKTILFVILLLFYVFCLPKELFTKPTSTVITSKNNQLLGALIAEDGQWRFPKNDSVPQKFKTCLIQFEDEYFYKHPGFNPISILKALKQNIQAGSVKRGGSTITQQVIRLSRDNRNRTYFEKLKELILATRLEIRASKEEIIAFWSSNAPFGGNVVGLDAASWRYFNRKSTDLSWAESATLAVLPNAPNLIYPGKNQHKLLTKRNRLLKKLLVKKIIDSLTYELSILEELPQKAYPIPQIAPHLLQKINQTNKGRFVKTTINQKLQNQANEIVKNHYNVLSKNGVYNIAILVLDVKTRQVLAYVGNSPTDKKHQKDVDIIDKPRSTGSVLKPFLYAAMLDSGELLPNTLVADIPTHFGSYTPENFDKKYAGAVSAKMALSRSLNVPTVRMLQHFGLEKFHHYLQQLKLKDLRNNANYYGLTLALGGAESNLWDLCKSYASLASTVNHYNQNSSRYFTNEFLEPTFFADKTVDFGEKIPEKIIFDAASIYLTFESLKEVNRPNSEENWEFFDSSKQIAWKTGTSFGFRDAWAIGTTKDFVVGVWVGNADGEGRPGLVGVQTAAPILFDIFDKLPNSNWFEKPFDEMTEVAICAKSGYRATEICEEKKQEFIQNSGLKTAPCPYHILINVGNSENYQVNTSCENLSHIQQKSWFVLPPLMEYYYKENNPFYKPLPKFRNDCLGETKNTMKFIYPTEKSSIFLPKNFDGKKNELILKVAHSNKEAMLFWYVNSEFITSTKEIHNVAIKYKVGTYTISVTDNLGNEIQQEIIIKE, from the coding sequence ATGAAAAAAATAAACAATAACAAAGGGTTTAAACCCCTTATTGCAAAGCACAAAAAGAAAACAATACTCTTTGTTATTCTGTTGCTTTTCTATGTTTTTTGTTTACCAAAAGAGTTGTTTACAAAACCAACATCAACTGTAATTACGAGTAAAAACAATCAATTATTGGGTGCTTTAATAGCAGAAGATGGTCAATGGCGATTTCCAAAAAACGATTCTGTTCCACAGAAATTTAAAACCTGTTTAATTCAGTTTGAAGACGAATATTTTTACAAGCATCCTGGTTTTAATCCGATTTCGATATTGAAAGCTTTAAAACAGAATATACAAGCAGGAAGTGTAAAAAGAGGAGGCAGTACCATTACGCAACAAGTTATTCGATTGAGTAGAGACAATAGAAACAGAACCTATTTCGAAAAGTTGAAAGAACTTATTTTGGCAACACGTTTAGAAATAAGAGCAAGCAAAGAAGAAATTATTGCTTTTTGGAGTTCAAACGCACCTTTTGGAGGAAATGTTGTGGGTTTAGATGCTGCTTCTTGGCGGTATTTTAATAGAAAATCTACAGATTTATCTTGGGCAGAATCTGCAACTTTAGCAGTGTTGCCAAATGCACCTAACTTAATTTATCCAGGAAAAAATCAGCATAAATTATTAACCAAAAGAAATCGATTGTTAAAGAAGTTACTCGTAAAAAAAATTATCGATTCTTTAACGTACGAATTGTCAATTCTCGAAGAATTGCCTCAAAAAGCGTATCCAATTCCGCAAATAGCACCACATTTGTTGCAAAAAATCAATCAAACAAATAAAGGTAGGTTTGTAAAAACAACAATCAATCAAAAATTACAAAATCAGGCAAATGAAATTGTAAAAAATCATTACAATGTTTTAAGTAAAAACGGAGTTTATAATATTGCTATTTTGGTGTTAGATGTAAAAACAAGACAAGTTTTAGCTTATGTTGGCAATTCGCCAACAGACAAAAAACACCAAAAAGACGTAGATATTATCGATAAGCCCAGAAGTACAGGAAGTGTTTTAAAACCTTTTTTATATGCAGCGATGTTAGACTCTGGAGAACTGTTACCCAATACTTTGGTAGCAGATATTCCAACGCATTTTGGAAGTTACACACCAGAAAATTTCGATAAAAAATACGCTGGCGCAGTTTCAGCAAAAATGGCATTATCGAGATCTTTAAATGTGCCAACAGTTAGAATGTTACAGCATTTTGGATTGGAAAAATTTCATCATTATTTACAGCAACTAAAGTTAAAAGACCTTCGAAACAATGCCAATTATTATGGCTTAACGTTGGCTTTGGGTGGTGCAGAAAGTAATTTGTGGGATTTATGCAAAAGCTACGCTTCTTTAGCTTCTACAGTAAATCATTACAACCAAAACTCTAGCAGATATTTTACAAACGAATTTTTAGAGCCTACTTTTTTTGCTGATAAGACTGTCGATTTCGGAGAAAAAATACCCGAAAAAATAATTTTTGATGCAGCTTCCATTTACTTAACTTTCGAAAGTTTAAAAGAGGTTAACAGACCAAATTCCGAAGAAAACTGGGAGTTTTTCGATTCATCTAAACAAATTGCATGGAAAACAGGCACAAGTTTTGGTTTTAGAGACGCATGGGCAATTGGCACAACCAAAGATTTTGTGGTGGGCGTTTGGGTAGGAAATGCAGATGGAGAAGGAAGACCAGGTTTGGTGGGTGTACAGACAGCAGCGCCGATTTTGTTCGATATTTTCGATAAATTGCCCAATTCTAACTGGTTCGAAAAACCTTTTGATGAAATGACCGAAGTTGCAATTTGTGCCAAAAGTGGCTACAGAGCAACCGAGATTTGTGAAGAAAAAAAACAAGAATTTATTCAAAATTCAGGATTAAAAACAGCTCCTTGTCCATATCATATACTTATAAATGTAGGTAATTCAGAAAATTATCAAGTAAATACCTCTTGTGAGAATTTGAGCCACATACAACAAAAATCTTGGTTTGTGTTACCACCTTTAATGGAGTATTATTACAAAGAAAATAATCCGTTTTACAAACCCTTACCAAAATTTAGAAACGATTGTTTGGGCGAAACAAAAAACACGATGAAGTTTATATATCCCACAGAAAAAAGTAGCATTTTTTTACCTAAAAATTTCGATGGAAAAAAGAACGAACTTATTTTAAAAGTAGCACACTCTAACAAAGAAGCAATGTTGTTTTGGTATGTAAATAGCGAGTTTATAACTTCAACAAAAGAGATTCATAATGTAGCCATTAAATATAAAGTAGGAACTTACACCATTTCTGTAACCGACAATTTAGGAAATGAAATACAGCAAGAAATAATTATAAAAGAGTAA
- a CDS encoding cytochrome c biogenesis protein produces MSFLDKDRNYILESAVEEANKKKPAERTEFDKEVLKVDERFNILYNVFSGNYLKIFPNSNDENNKWHSQTHDFKDFPVEDGNFAKSIIPTYFKDVNDKNWVAASEKLEYIKKFQDVLGKEIIPSRKRIEAELWYNQLNLNFWLFQMLFVVGLVLLIISIIKIFAQNKVLEILWNLSIIITLISFIFFTGNIILRWYVSGHAPWSNGYEMLVFVAWVLLLCGLITFRKSDFSLPLATLFAGALLFVSYLDWLSPEITNLMPVLKSFWLKVHVATIVSSYAPLALSAILGFMALLLIIFRTKKNKDVINIRIKELTYINEISMAIGLFVLTVGTFLGGVWANESWGRYWAWDPKETWALISIIIYAIVLHLRFVPALKSRFVLNAASVFAFGSIIMTSFGVNYYLSGLHSYAAGDPLPVPTFIYVLIAIVVSVSLWAYFRNKKNV; encoded by the coding sequence GTGAGTTTTTTAGATAAAGACAGAAATTATATTTTAGAAAGCGCTGTAGAAGAAGCAAATAAAAAGAAACCTGCAGAACGAACCGAATTCGACAAAGAGGTTTTAAAGGTCGATGAGCGTTTTAATATTCTTTACAACGTTTTTTCTGGAAATTATTTAAAAATTTTTCCTAATAGTAATGATGAAAATAACAAATGGCATAGTCAAACCCACGATTTTAAAGACTTTCCAGTAGAAGATGGTAATTTTGCAAAAAGTATTATTCCTACTTATTTTAAAGATGTAAACGATAAAAATTGGGTTGCAGCCAGCGAAAAATTAGAATATATTAAGAAATTTCAAGATGTTTTAGGAAAAGAAATTATTCCGAGTAGAAAACGTATTGAAGCAGAGCTTTGGTACAACCAATTAAACTTAAATTTCTGGCTATTTCAAATGCTATTTGTAGTAGGTTTAGTTCTTTTAATCATTTCTATCATTAAAATCTTTGCTCAAAATAAAGTGTTAGAAATTCTTTGGAATTTAAGCATTATTATTACTCTAATTAGTTTTATTTTCTTTACTGGAAACATCATTTTAAGGTGGTATGTATCTGGGCACGCACCTTGGAGTAATGGATACGAAATGCTTGTTTTTGTAGCTTGGGTTTTACTCTTGTGCGGTTTAATTACTTTTCGAAAATCCGATTTTTCGCTACCCTTAGCAACACTTTTTGCAGGCGCATTATTATTTGTAAGTTATTTAGATTGGTTAAGTCCAGAAATTACCAATTTAATGCCTGTGTTAAAATCATTTTGGTTAAAAGTACACGTTGCCACAATTGTAAGTAGTTATGCACCTTTGGCATTGTCTGCAATTTTAGGTTTTATGGCGCTTTTATTAATTATTTTTAGAACGAAAAAAAACAAAGATGTCATTAATATTAGAATTAAAGAACTTACTTACATTAACGAAATTTCGATGGCCATTGGATTGTTCGTACTAACAGTTGGAACATTTTTAGGAGGTGTTTGGGCAAACGAATCTTGGGGACGTTATTGGGCTTGGGACCCCAAAGAAACTTGGGCATTAATTAGTATAATTATTTACGCAATTGTGTTGCATTTACGCTTTGTTCCTGCTTTAAAAAGCAGGTTTGTATTAAATGCAGCAAGTGTGTTTGCATTTGGTTCTATTATTATGACTTCTTTTGGCGTAAACTACTATCTCTCTGGTTTACACAGTTATGCTGCAGGAGATCCGCTGCCAGTTCCAACTTTTATTTATGTGTTAATTGCCATTGTAGTTTCAGTTTCTTTATGGGCTTATTTTAGAAATAAAAAAAACGTTTAG
- a CDS encoding cytochrome c biogenesis protein ResB gives MNKLYRFLSSSKLALLLLLVFAISMAVATFVENDYGITTAWKLIYNAWWFEMVMLGLAISFLLNISKYKLLRKEKWPILLFHVSFIIILLGAAITRYTSDSGIMRIREGASSNVVISSDNYLHVHLTDGKTNKSIKKQLSFSPISNNNFSIQTNFNNKSVKISYAKFIADAVPQIIEDETEGKPIIQMVVSAGGGRETIFLERGEVEAIGAHKHKVGFDSNEKGIINITEENGGFKIFSPRDLSAFVMATETASTIVKDSLQSIQLKTLYRDGDISFVPLSYHPKGKIALVSGAEKIKDNDELKDDALVVNVDVGETSKPIKLLYRQGFLPTKHELKIDDIHLTLSYGSEPIIIPFSIHLDDFQLERYPGSTSPSSYASEVQVIDNDNRFSQRIFMNNVLDYKGYRFFQASYDTDELGTVLAVNYDWLGTNVTYLGYLLLIIGMFFTLFWKGSRFTVINKKLKKLKKTAPILLLFLMSTVAFSQQKSPEITVNTIKQQTIDKQHADLFGRLMVQDLDGRIKPINTLASEFLRKLTRKPYFEFSKEGQTVTLNANQTFLAMQAAANVWQYIPLIKVDKQKGENYFRH, from the coding sequence ATGAACAAACTATATCGTTTCTTATCTTCCTCTAAATTAGCCTTATTATTACTACTCGTTTTTGCGATTTCTATGGCTGTTGCCACATTTGTAGAAAACGATTATGGAATTACCACTGCTTGGAAATTAATTTACAATGCTTGGTGGTTCGAAATGGTAATGTTAGGTTTGGCAATTAGCTTTCTTTTAAACATTTCTAAATATAAATTACTTCGTAAAGAAAAATGGCCGATTTTACTTTTTCACGTTTCTTTTATCATTATTTTATTAGGAGCAGCAATTACCAGATATACTTCAGATAGCGGAATAATGCGAATTCGAGAAGGCGCCTCTTCTAATGTTGTAATTTCTAGTGATAATTATTTACACGTTCATTTAACCGACGGAAAAACAAATAAATCAATAAAAAAACAATTGAGTTTTTCTCCAATTAGTAATAATAATTTTTCCATACAAACAAACTTTAATAACAAATCTGTAAAAATTTCTTATGCTAAATTTATTGCAGATGCTGTGCCACAAATTATCGAAGACGAAACAGAAGGAAAACCCATAATACAAATGGTGGTTTCTGCAGGTGGAGGAAGAGAAACCATCTTTTTAGAAAGAGGCGAAGTAGAAGCAATTGGAGCACACAAACATAAAGTTGGTTTCGATTCTAATGAAAAAGGAATTATAAACATTACAGAAGAAAATGGGGGCTTTAAAATCTTTTCTCCAAGAGATTTAAGTGCTTTTGTAATGGCTACAGAAACGGCTAGTACAATTGTAAAAGATTCTTTACAAAGCATTCAATTAAAAACATTGTATAGAGATGGCGATATTTCTTTTGTACCACTTTCTTATCATCCTAAAGGAAAAATTGCTTTAGTGAGTGGTGCCGAAAAAATAAAAGATAACGACGAATTAAAAGACGACGCTTTAGTAGTAAATGTCGATGTTGGCGAAACATCCAAACCTATAAAACTTCTTTACAGGCAAGGCTTTTTACCAACAAAACACGAGCTAAAAATCGACGATATACACCTTACTTTATCTTACGGATCGGAACCTATAATTATTCCTTTTTCTATTCATTTAGACGATTTTCAATTAGAACGTTATCCTGGTTCTACCAGTCCTTCTTCGTACGCGAGTGAAGTGCAAGTTATTGATAATGATAATCGTTTTTCTCAAAGAATTTTTATGAACAATGTACTCGATTACAAAGGATATCGCTTTTTTCAAGCAAGTTACGATACAGACGAATTAGGAACCGTTTTAGCAGTAAATTACGATTGGTTAGGAACCAATGTTACCTATTTAGGCTATCTTTTATTAATCATTGGAATGTTTTTTACCCTATTTTGGAAAGGTTCACGTTTTACAGTGATTAATAAAAAATTGAAAAAGCTTAAAAAAACTGCACCAATATTGCTATTATTCTTGATGTCCACGGTTGCTTTTTCTCAACAAAAATCTCCTGAAATAACAGTCAACACCATCAAACAACAAACTATAGACAAACAACATGCAGATTTATTTGGGCGTTTAATGGTACAAGATTTAGATGGAAGAATTAAGCCGATAAATACATTGGCTTCAGAATTTTTAAGAAAATTAACCAGAAAACCGTATTTCGAATTCTCAAAAGAAGGCCAAACGGTTACGCTAAATGCGAATCAGACTTTTTTAGCGATGCAAGCCGCCGCAAATGTTTGGCAGTATATTCCTTTAATAAAAGTTGATAAACAAAAAGGGGAGAATTATTTTCGACATTAA
- a CDS encoding alpha-2-macroglobulin family protein: MKLKKILPFILTFFLVFSCKKEAIKTNNIFKFKEYISYTTSGVVSVTEKININLAKEVESWQANQEISTDILSIKPYVNGQIKTVNKHAFVFIPDENLQADTEYTVTVKLSKIYKNTAKKFEEYTFQFKTLTPNFSIQTHNLQSYSKEFQYLEGAVKSADIISLENAKKIIKASQNGVSKNIVWNESVKKGKYFEFKIDSINRFVEDSKLKISWNGKPINANSKGEDAIPIAGKNNFTVASINIVNQTEQYISINFSDALKKQQNFDGLVTIQNEKKPRFIVNGNELKVFSNNRFAGSVLVNVFQGIRNSDNYQLKKAHKETVTFEQKKPEIRTVSNGSILPNSNNLKFNFEAINVRQVEVRVIKIFEDNILQFLQENNLNSNNSYAIRRVGRRIAKKNITLINQEENNTQKWKAYSVDLSKLIETEPGAIYRVEVGFNKNQAFYNCLENTNSTIGDKKLEEEFSDLNDIENEEAREELYWNNQLYNYKNYSYNWRERENPCSDAYYNEDRIIAQNLLASNLGIIAKKETNNNYFFAITDILTTQPIVDAKVTLFNYQQQEILSTRTASDGFVNVASPKTASFAVVSKGNNFGYVKLFDGNSLSLSKFNVAGSKTQKGLKGYIYGERGIWRPGDSIHLTFVLNDAENKLPQKHPIKLEVTDPSGKLMYRKVTSENVNNFYKFTVVTSSEAKTGNYAAKISVGGAKFYKTLKVETVKPNRLKIKVNFDEEILTSEKSINGTLDVKWLHGTPAKSLKAEVKAKISSTNFSFKNYKDYVFLDPSKKFSSEEINVFEGKLNENGFAKISSKLKVGKNAPGMLNVQFLVRAFENGGDFSIDAFSKKYAPFSSFVGLKSPEGNRYGSFFTDENQTFSVVSVDEKGNPIQRDQIEVEVYKIEWRWWWSSSEDNLSRYTSSSYHNKYKTFKISTNSKGKGSFNLNIPDSDKGRFLIRVIDKKSGHATGRTAYFYKNWWQNTTSTDKEAAKMLVFSADKESYTIGETAKITFPSGKEGNALVSIENGTQVLETKWVKTTKGTTSVEIPINKNMAPNVFVNISLLQPHQVSENDLPLRLYGVIPILVEDKNTRLEPQISMPNELQPEKEFTVKVSEKNQNPMTYTLAVVEEGLLDLTRFKTPNAHDVFYAKEALGVKTWDIFDDVIGAYSGSIDQVFAIGGDGSIAKGKNQKANRFKPVVKYLGPFELEKGATKSHKITLPNYIGSVRTMVIAGDVNKEAFGNTEKTVLVKKPLMVLATLPRKLSPKEKVTLPITIFTMDKKVKNVTVQVKTSNGISVIGNSKKTLNFNKPDEKMLYFELDVLKENGVNTVEIIATGNGEKSTYKVAIDVVNPNPITLRVIDKTVKGKETQKFTFNTFGVEGSNSAILELSTIPSINFTGRLQYLIRYPHGCLEQTTSSVFPQLFLNDLFDLTQNKKQEIQNNIEKGIKRLSHFQQANGGMSYWIGENYANDWGTSYAGHFLLEAEKKGFVLPLTFKSNFIKYQKNAARNWRPNYENYQTGLAQAYRLYTLALAGSPDLSAMNRLREFKQISNEAKWRLAAAYALVGQKEASEEIMQKANLNFEGYNYYTYGSVIRNQAMALETMVLTNHNKVKDLAKSISKKLSSNQWMSTQSTAYSLLAIGKMVVKNGGKSIKVNYTNKGKTTTVNTQNSFIQRPITVNEGENFISIKNNDNNVVFARIINSGKLPLGKEIEEKSGLSVSVIYKNLKGETIDINNLKQGQDFVAEILVSNPQNETVKDIALTQIFPSGWEIVNTRFTDFGSTTKSEARYTDIRDDRVNFYFDLYKNRKKPETKTFKVLLNAAYLGNYYLPGIQVEAMYDNDYLVRTKGRWVEVVK, encoded by the coding sequence ATGAAGCTCAAAAAAATACTTCCATTTATACTTACTTTCTTTTTAGTTTTTTCTTGTAAAAAAGAAGCAATAAAAACCAATAACATCTTTAAATTTAAAGAATACATTAGCTACACAACTTCTGGTGTGGTTTCTGTTACAGAAAAAATAAACATTAACCTTGCAAAAGAGGTAGAAAGTTGGCAAGCAAACCAAGAAATTTCTACAGATATTTTATCGATAAAACCATATGTAAATGGGCAAATTAAAACCGTAAATAAACATGCTTTTGTTTTTATTCCTGATGAAAATTTACAAGCAGATACAGAATATACGGTTACAGTAAAATTGAGTAAAATTTATAAAAATACTGCTAAAAAGTTCGAAGAATATACCTTTCAATTTAAAACCTTAACACCTAATTTTAGCATTCAAACCCACAATTTGCAATCGTATTCTAAAGAATTTCAATATTTAGAAGGAGCTGTAAAATCTGCAGATATTATCTCTTTAGAAAATGCAAAAAAAATAATAAAAGCCTCACAAAATGGAGTTTCAAAAAATATTGTGTGGAACGAATCTGTAAAAAAAGGAAAATATTTTGAGTTTAAAATCGATAGCATCAATCGTTTTGTAGAAGATTCTAAATTAAAAATAAGTTGGAATGGAAAACCCATAAACGCAAATTCTAAAGGAGAAGATGCTATACCAATTGCGGGTAAAAATAACTTTACAGTTGCCAGTATAAATATTGTAAACCAAACAGAGCAATATATTTCTATTAATTTTTCTGATGCACTAAAAAAGCAACAAAATTTTGATGGTTTGGTTACCATTCAAAATGAAAAAAAACCACGTTTTATAGTCAATGGAAACGAATTAAAAGTTTTTTCTAACAATAGATTTGCTGGAAGTGTTTTGGTAAATGTTTTTCAAGGCATTAGAAATTCAGACAATTACCAATTAAAAAAAGCCCACAAAGAAACCGTTACTTTCGAGCAAAAAAAACCAGAAATAAGAACAGTTAGCAATGGATCGATTCTGCCAAATTCTAACAATTTAAAATTTAATTTCGAAGCCATAAATGTAAGACAAGTAGAGGTTCGAGTAATTAAAATTTTCGAAGACAATATCTTACAATTTTTACAAGAAAACAATCTAAATAGTAACAATAGTTATGCAATTAGAAGAGTAGGAAGAAGAATTGCAAAAAAAAACATTACCTTAATTAATCAAGAAGAAAACAATACCCAAAAATGGAAAGCATATAGTGTAGATTTATCAAAATTAATAGAAACAGAACCAGGTGCAATTTACAGAGTAGAGGTAGGTTTTAATAAAAATCAAGCATTTTATAACTGTTTAGAAAATACAAATTCTACTATAGGGGATAAGAAACTAGAAGAAGAATTTAGCGATTTAAACGACATCGAAAACGAAGAAGCAAGAGAAGAATTGTATTGGAACAATCAGTTGTACAACTACAAAAATTACAGTTACAATTGGCGAGAAAGAGAGAATCCATGTAGCGATGCTTATTATAACGAAGATCGAATTATCGCTCAAAATTTGTTGGCTTCCAATTTAGGTATTATCGCCAAAAAAGAAACCAATAATAATTACTTTTTTGCGATTACAGATATTTTAACCACCCAACCAATTGTCGATGCGAAAGTTACATTATTCAACTATCAGCAACAAGAAATACTCTCTACAAGAACAGCTTCAGACGGATTCGTAAATGTAGCATCACCTAAAACAGCTTCATTTGCAGTGGTTTCTAAAGGAAATAATTTTGGGTATGTAAAACTGTTTGACGGAAATTCTTTGTCTTTAAGTAAGTTTAATGTTGCAGGCAGCAAAACCCAAAAAGGGCTAAAAGGATACATTTATGGCGAACGTGGTATTTGGCGACCTGGAGATTCCATTCACTTAACTTTTGTGCTAAATGATGCCGAGAATAAGTTGCCACAAAAACATCCCATAAAATTAGAAGTTACAGACCCAAGTGGAAAATTAATGTACAGAAAAGTAACATCAGAAAATGTAAATAACTTTTACAAATTTACAGTGGTTACATCTTCGGAAGCAAAAACAGGTAATTATGCTGCAAAAATTTCGGTTGGTGGCGCAAAGTTTTACAAGACGCTAAAAGTAGAAACGGTAAAACCAAACCGACTTAAAATTAAAGTAAATTTTGATGAAGAAATTCTAACCAGCGAAAAATCAATCAACGGAACATTAGACGTAAAATGGTTGCATGGAACGCCTGCAAAAAGCTTAAAAGCAGAAGTAAAAGCGAAAATTAGTTCTACGAATTTTAGTTTTAAAAATTATAAAGACTATGTGTTTTTAGACCCTTCTAAAAAGTTTTCTTCCGAAGAAATAAATGTATTTGAAGGAAAGTTAAACGAAAACGGATTTGCAAAAATTAGCAGTAAATTAAAAGTGGGCAAAAACGCTCCAGGAATGTTAAATGTTCAGTTTTTGGTAAGAGCTTTTGAAAACGGGGGAGATTTTTCCATAGATGCTTTCTCTAAAAAATATGCACCTTTTTCTTCGTTTGTAGGTTTAAAATCTCCTGAAGGAAATAGATATGGCTCGTTTTTTACAGATGAAAATCAAACTTTTTCTGTCGTTTCTGTGGACGAAAAAGGAAATCCAATTCAAAGAGATCAAATTGAGGTAGAAGTCTATAAAATCGAATGGCGCTGGTGGTGGAGTTCTTCTGAAGATAATTTATCGAGATACACATCAAGCAGTTATCATAATAAATACAAAACCTTTAAAATTAGTACAAATTCCAAAGGAAAAGGAAGCTTCAATTTAAATATTCCAGACAGCGATAAAGGGCGTTTTTTAATACGAGTAATCGATAAAAAAAGCGGTCACGCAACCGGAAGAACAGCTTATTTTTACAAAAATTGGTGGCAAAACACTACTTCTACCGATAAAGAAGCTGCTAAAATGTTGGTATTTTCTGCAGATAAAGAAAGCTATACCATTGGCGAAACTGCAAAAATTACTTTTCCTTCTGGAAAAGAAGGAAATGCCTTGGTAAGTATCGAAAACGGAACACAAGTTTTGGAAACAAAATGGGTAAAAACAACAAAAGGAACCACTTCTGTAGAAATTCCAATCAACAAAAATATGGCGCCAAATGTATTTGTAAACATCTCGTTATTGCAACCACATCAGGTGTCAGAAAACGATTTGCCTTTGCGTTTGTATGGTGTAATTCCTATTTTGGTAGAAGACAAAAATACCAGATTAGAACCACAAATTTCCATGCCTAATGAACTGCAACCAGAAAAAGAATTTACCGTAAAAGTTTCTGAGAAAAACCAAAACCCAATGACTTATACTTTGGCTGTTGTAGAAGAAGGTTTGTTAGATTTAACACGATTTAAAACGCCAAATGCACATGATGTTTTTTACGCAAAAGAAGCTTTGGGCGTAAAAACATGGGATATTTTTGATGATGTTATAGGCGCCTATTCAGGAAGTATCGACCAAGTTTTTGCAATTGGTGGAGATGGAAGTATTGCCAAAGGAAAAAACCAAAAAGCAAACCGATTTAAGCCTGTTGTAAAATATTTAGGACCATTTGAGTTGGAAAAAGGAGCGACCAAATCACATAAAATTACCTTACCAAATTATATTGGTTCTGTAAGAACAATGGTTATTGCTGGAGATGTAAATAAAGAAGCTTTTGGAAATACAGAAAAAACAGTTCTTGTTAAAAAACCATTAATGGTTTTGGCAACTTTACCAAGAAAACTCTCTCCAAAAGAGAAAGTAACACTACCAATTACCATTTTTACGATGGATAAAAAAGTAAAAAATGTTACGGTTCAAGTAAAAACTTCTAACGGAATTTCTGTAATTGGAAATTCTAAAAAAACATTAAATTTTAATAAACCAGATGAAAAAATGCTGTATTTCGAATTAGATGTTTTAAAAGAAAATGGCGTAAATACAGTTGAAATTATTGCGACTGGCAATGGAGAAAAATCTACCTATAAAGTAGCGATAGATGTGGTAAATCCGAATCCGATTACTTTAAGAGTTATAGATAAAACCGTAAAAGGAAAAGAAACACAAAAATTTACTTTTAATACTTTTGGAGTGGAAGGGTCTAACAGTGCAATTTTAGAGTTATCTACCATTCCGTCGATTAATTTTACAGGCAGATTGCAATATTTAATTCGCTATCCTCATGGATGTTTAGAGCAAACGACGTCTAGCGTTTTTCCACAATTATTTTTGAACGACCTTTTCGATTTAACTCAAAATAAGAAACAAGAAATTCAAAATAATATAGAAAAAGGAATCAAAAGATTAAGCCATTTTCAGCAAGCAAATGGAGGCATGAGTTATTGGATAGGAGAAAATTATGCGAACGATTGGGGCACAAGTTATGCTGGTCATTTTCTGTTAGAAGCAGAAAAAAAAGGATTTGTTTTACCCTTAACCTTTAAAAGTAATTTTATAAAATACCAGAAAAATGCGGCAAGAAATTGGCGCCCAAATTACGAGAATTACCAAACAGGTTTAGCGCAAGCCTACAGATTATATACACTAGCTTTGGCAGGAAGCCCAGATTTATCTGCGATGAATAGGTTGCGAGAATTCAAACAAATTTCTAACGAAGCAAAATGGCGATTGGCAGCAGCTTATGCTTTGGTTGGGCAAAAAGAAGCCAGCGAAGAAATTATGCAAAAAGCCAATTTAAATTTCGAAGGTTACAATTATTATACCTACGGTTCTGTAATAAGAAACCAAGCAATGGCATTAGAAACGATGGTTTTAACAAACCATAACAAAGTAAAAGATTTAGCAAAATCAATCTCAAAAAAATTATCAAGTAACCAATGGATGAGCACACAATCTACCGCATACAGTTTGTTGGCGATTGGAAAAATGGTGGTTAAAAATGGCGGAAAATCCATTAAGGTAAACTATACAAATAAAGGAAAAACAACGACTGTAAATACGCAAAATTCTTTTATTCAAAGACCCATAACTGTAAATGAAGGCGAAAATTTCATCAGCATAAAAAATAATGATAATAATGTTGTTTTTGCACGAATTATCAATTCAGGGAAATTGCCTTTAGGAAAAGAAATCGAAGAAAAAAGCGGATTGAGTGTTTCTGTAATTTATAAAAATTTAAAAGGAGAAACAATCGACATTAATAATTTAAAACAAGGTCAGGATTTTGTGGCAGAAATTTTGGTAAGCAATCCCCAAAACGAAACCGTAAAAGACATTGCTTTAACCCAAATTTTTCCATCAGGATGGGAAATTGTAAACACGCGATTTACCGATTTTGGTTCAACCACCAAAAGCGAAGCACGTTATACAGATATTAGAGACGACCGTGTAAATTTCTATTTCGATTTGTATAAAAATCGAAAAAAACCAGAAACCAAAACCTTTAAAGTATTGCTAAATGCTGCGTATTTAGGAAACTATTACTTACCAGGAATTCAGGTAGAAGCAATGTACGATAACGATTATTTGGTAAGAACAAAAGGGCGTTGGGTAGAAGTGGTAAAGTAG